In one window of Candidatus Scalindua sp. DNA:
- a CDS encoding 2-hydroxyacyl-CoA dehydratase family protein — protein MLSIKKSKDNLTRKLAPFFLKELLRILTIYSKITLKGLDNNHIDAFKYLSKYVIEHHFHAYKYGSIWTTLFVPSEILFAMKLPNFSLEIAAALCARYGKSAQGFAEADLFAIPTDVCSFHRAGIGHAFTGFYPQPKFLVGTTTICDSNLKTIKICESETGKESLIIDVPYEMSDYSVKYLADQLRNLTKCLEKVSGKTMEKDSLRRAIDLSNQAREKMIEINRVREDPLSPLMGQDSLGLMLPSHLLIGSTYAVDFYSKLLEELKEKIAAKKREGVKEEEKIKILWLELKPYFCSDIFDKIESARNVKIVFEEINHVYWEKLDPDKPYESIARKLISNHNNGPLERRLDVIKMLSKNYHIDGIIAFSTWGCRRNNAAIPTIKKEMNREGYPLLNLDGDCVDDSNYMSGQIATRIEGFLEMLGVRK, from the coding sequence ATGCTGAGTATAAAGAAATCAAAGGACAATTTAACTCGAAAACTCGCTCCCTTTTTTTTAAAAGAGCTCCTGAGAATTCTCACTATTTATTCGAAGATAACCCTCAAGGGGCTTGATAATAACCACATCGATGCCTTTAAATACCTGTCTAAATATGTAATTGAACACCATTTTCATGCATACAAATACGGTTCTATCTGGACAACCCTCTTTGTCCCCTCGGAAATTCTTTTTGCTATGAAATTGCCCAACTTTTCATTGGAGATAGCAGCAGCTCTGTGCGCAAGGTATGGAAAAAGTGCGCAGGGGTTTGCAGAAGCAGATCTGTTTGCGATTCCGACTGACGTCTGTTCATTTCATAGGGCTGGAATAGGTCACGCCTTTACAGGGTTTTACCCTCAACCAAAGTTCCTTGTCGGGACAACTACTATCTGTGACAGTAACTTGAAAACAATTAAGATCTGTGAATCTGAAACAGGAAAAGAGAGCCTTATTATAGACGTTCCCTATGAAATGAGTGATTACTCTGTCAAATATCTGGCAGATCAATTAAGAAATCTGACTAAATGTTTAGAAAAAGTTTCCGGGAAAACGATGGAGAAAGATTCTCTCAGAAGGGCGATTGATCTATCCAATCAGGCGAGGGAAAAAATGATAGAAATAAATCGGGTGAGAGAGGATCCTTTATCTCCCCTCATGGGACAGGACTCCCTTGGATTAATGCTGCCAAGCCACCTTTTAATTGGTTCAACGTATGCGGTAGATTTCTATTCAAAACTGCTGGAAGAGCTGAAGGAGAAGATCGCAGCTAAAAAAAGAGAAGGTGTGAAGGAAGAAGAGAAGATTAAGATTCTCTGGCTTGAACTCAAGCCCTATTTCTGTTCAGATATCTTTGATAAGATTGAAAGTGCACGAAATGTTAAAATCGTCTTCGAGGAGATAAATCATGTGTACTGGGAGAAATTAGATCCTGATAAACCTTATGAAAGCATTGCCCGCAAGTTGATTTCAAATCACAACAATGGGCCGTTAGAAAGAAGATTGGATGTGATAAAGATGTTATCGAAAAATTATCATATAGATGGTATAATTGCTTTTTCCACATGGGGTTGTAGAAGAAACAATGCCGCAATACCTACCATAAAAAAGGAGATGAACAGGGAGGGGTATCCACTCTTAAATCTTGATGGAGACTGTGTTGACGACAGTAATTATATGTCTGGGCAGATTGCAACAAGGATTGAAGGTTTTCTTGAAATGCTGGGAGTCAGAAAATGA
- a CDS encoding ribonuclease HI family protein: MKKTLIKDEELLTLIHKNINIKELKKLDKTVTKKRIDALFHDLANHAKEIEAPALKRIDPGVVRSPVKKFETLVINIDGASRGNPGKSGVGVAIFDKDSKLIKEICEYIGLATNNVSEYKAFILGIKEALKFNPKETLFKSDSELLVKQIKGEYRVKNPHLMYLFTDAQGLLKKLPKWKIEHIPREENRQADKLANQGIESATKDP; the protein is encoded by the coding sequence TTGAAAAAAACCCTCATCAAAGATGAAGAGCTATTAACGTTGATACATAAAAACATTAATATTAAAGAGCTGAAAAAGCTGGATAAAACGGTAACAAAGAAAAGAATCGACGCCCTTTTTCATGATCTTGCAAATCATGCAAAAGAGATTGAAGCTCCTGCCTTAAAACGTATTGATCCAGGTGTTGTTCGTTCTCCCGTAAAGAAATTTGAAACTCTTGTCATAAATATTGACGGTGCCTCAAGGGGCAATCCTGGTAAATCAGGTGTCGGAGTTGCCATATTTGATAAAGACTCAAAATTGATAAAGGAGATCTGTGAATATATTGGACTCGCAACAAATAATGTATCAGAATACAAGGCCTTTATACTTGGCATTAAAGAGGCACTAAAATTTAATCCGAAGGAAACCCTGTTTAAATCAGACAGTGAGCTTTTAGTGAAGCAAATAAAAGGGGAATACCGAGTCAAGAATCCTCATCTCATGTATCTCTTTACCGATGCGCAGGGTCTTCTGAAAAAACTGCCAAAGTGGAAGATAGAGCATATCCCCAGAGAGGAGAACCGACAGGCTGATAAACTCGCAAATCAAGGAATCGAATCAGCGACTAAAGATCCCTGA
- a CDS encoding histone deacetylase — protein sequence MTALVYDDIYTKHDTGFQHPENSLRITNTVTYLKSTGIWQKLTVEKPRAATIEEIAAVHGTCHIEQIEKLARTGGGYVDPDTYVSPFSYDAALYAAGAPLTAIDVIMKREINNAFCLIRPPGHHATPTRAMGFCLFNNVSIAAKYLQKEYNLEKIAIIDWDVHHGNGTQDTFYEDPSVLYFSIHRYPFYPGTGRDSETGTGKGAGSTINVPLSHDTTSKTYMSIFEEILQKDIKLFKPNFILISSGFDAYYLDPIGGLDLGVSEFRILTEITQKIANECCEGRIVSCLEGGYHVSDLPRCIEAHLNGLNSNQT from the coding sequence ATGACAGCTCTCGTTTACGACGATATTTATACAAAGCATGATACCGGTTTTCAGCATCCAGAGAATTCTCTAAGGATAACAAATACCGTAACATATCTGAAATCAACAGGTATCTGGCAAAAACTGACTGTTGAGAAGCCTCGTGCTGCAACAATTGAAGAAATTGCCGCCGTACATGGCACCTGCCATATTGAACAAATTGAGAAGCTTGCCAGAACCGGAGGTGGTTACGTAGACCCTGACACATATGTTTCGCCTTTTTCATATGATGCCGCTCTGTATGCAGCCGGGGCACCGCTTACGGCTATTGATGTTATAATGAAAAGAGAGATAAATAATGCCTTTTGCCTCATCCGGCCGCCAGGCCATCATGCCACGCCGACGAGGGCAATGGGTTTCTGTTTATTTAATAACGTATCCATAGCTGCGAAGTATCTTCAAAAAGAATACAATCTTGAAAAAATTGCAATTATTGATTGGGACGTACACCATGGTAATGGGACGCAGGATACATTTTATGAAGATCCTTCAGTGTTGTATTTTTCAATCCATAGATATCCATTCTATCCCGGTACCGGCAGGGATAGTGAAACAGGAACAGGTAAAGGGGCCGGCAGCACAATAAATGTTCCTCTATCCCATGATACTACTTCAAAAACATATATGAGTATCTTTGAGGAGATACTTCAAAAGGATATTAAACTATTCAAACCGAATTTTATCCTCATCTCATCCGGTTTTGATGCATATTACCTCGATCCTATCGGTGGTTTAGATCTTGGAGTTTCTGAATTCCGTATCCTGACAGAAATTACACAAAAAATCGCTAACGAGTGTTGTGAGGGGCGAATTGTTTCTTGTTTAGAGGGTGGATACCACGTGTCAGATTTGCCAAGATGTATAGAAGCACATCTAAATGGCCTGAATAGTAATCAAACGTAA
- the rpsT gene encoding 30S ribosomal protein S20 has translation MTTASLFLRLSRLTTLSYYWREYDGNKNLQKSIETGKELFMPINKSAKKRVRQNSKCRMMNRSHKSALKTQIKKFVQSVQARNMADAEKHFSLTTKRLDQIAAKGIIHKKTASRKKSRLAKVLNKLKTATP, from the coding sequence TTGACAACTGCATCCCTATTTCTTAGACTTTCACGATTAACTACTCTTTCCTATTATTGGAGAGAGTATGATGGAAACAAAAATCTTCAGAAATCAATTGAAACCGGGAAGGAACTATTTATGCCCATAAACAAATCTGCAAAAAAACGGGTCCGTCAAAACAGTAAATGCCGGATGATGAACAGAAGCCACAAATCTGCTCTAAAAACCCAGATTAAGAAATTTGTACAGTCTGTTCAGGCCAGAAATATGGCTGATGCAGAAAAGCACTTTTCGTTAACTACGAAGAGGTTGGACCAGATAGCAGCGAAAGGAATTATCCACAAAAAAACTGCCTCAAGAAAAAAATCGAGATTAGCGAAAGTTCTCAACAAACTAAAAACAGCCACGCCATAA
- the def gene encoding peptide deformylase: protein MEVLIFPNPGLKCKAKSVEEIDEEICKTADAMLDTMYDACGIGLAATQVGIPKRIVVLDIEGNKAGERVFINPYIVEQRGEIIEEEGCLSFPGLVGMVMRSQHVTVIAFNLKGERLEIEADGLLSRAWQHEIDHLNGTLFIEKMTPASMIANKQKMKEFELAYQENNANVR from the coding sequence ATGGAAGTTCTTATTTTCCCAAATCCGGGTTTGAAATGCAAGGCGAAATCAGTAGAAGAGATCGACGAAGAGATCTGTAAAACCGCTGATGCAATGTTAGATACCATGTACGATGCCTGTGGAATCGGTCTTGCGGCAACGCAGGTCGGGATCCCCAAACGCATCGTTGTTTTGGACATTGAGGGTAATAAAGCAGGAGAAAGGGTTTTTATTAATCCGTATATTGTTGAACAGCGAGGTGAGATAATTGAAGAGGAAGGTTGCCTGTCGTTTCCAGGTTTGGTAGGTATGGTAATGCGTTCCCAACATGTTACGGTTATTGCTTTTAATCTCAAAGGCGAAAGATTGGAAATTGAAGCTGACGGATTATTGAGCCGTGCCTGGCAGCATGAAATCGATCATTTAAACGGCACTCTTTTTATAGAAAAAATGACACCTGCAAGCATGATTGCAAATAAACAGAAGATGAAAGAATTCGAGCTTGCGTATCAAGAAAACAATGCCAACGTCCGTTAG
- the fmt gene encoding methionyl-tRNA formyltransferase, giving the protein MNVIFMGTPSFAVPSLELLEKSKYKIVTVITQTDKPAGRKRQPCPPPVKEAALDFGIPVIQPQNVNDRSVVNQIAGYSPDIIITVAFGQKISSEILNLPRYTCLNIHASLLPKYRGAAPINWAIIRGDKESGITSMVMREKMDAGEIIMQKALQIRDNETAGELGDRLSILGAELLMESIGQIEAGDARYTKQDERLVTYAPKLKKRDGLIYWNQNTRDIHNFVRGVNPWPGAYTTVTHNEKTERIIILETECDIQSAAGSMDPPGTVSDVSDRGISIATKNGSIWITRVKPEGKRDMKAAAFSRGHNVKAGDLFT; this is encoded by the coding sequence ATGAATGTTATTTTTATGGGGACACCGAGCTTTGCTGTTCCAAGTTTAGAATTACTGGAAAAATCAAAATATAAGATCGTAACGGTTATCACCCAAACAGACAAACCGGCCGGACGAAAACGGCAACCTTGCCCGCCGCCTGTCAAGGAGGCGGCCCTGGATTTTGGAATCCCTGTAATTCAGCCACAAAATGTAAACGACAGGAGTGTTGTCAATCAAATTGCAGGATACAGTCCGGACATCATTATTACGGTTGCTTTCGGTCAGAAGATCTCTTCTGAGATATTAAATTTGCCAAGATATACATGCTTAAATATTCACGCCTCATTGCTTCCTAAATATCGTGGTGCTGCACCCATTAACTGGGCAATTATCCGGGGAGATAAGGAGTCGGGGATTACGTCCATGGTGATGCGAGAAAAAATGGATGCCGGTGAGATTATTATGCAAAAAGCACTGCAGATACGAGATAATGAAACTGCAGGGGAATTGGGGGACAGGTTAAGTATCCTTGGTGCAGAACTTTTAATGGAAAGTATCGGGCAGATAGAAGCGGGAGACGCAAGATATACGAAACAGGATGAACGGCTGGTTACCTATGCACCAAAACTGAAAAAGAGAGACGGGCTTATCTATTGGAATCAGAATACCAGAGATATTCACAATTTTGTAAGAGGTGTGAATCCCTGGCCTGGAGCGTATACAACGGTAACACATAATGAAAAAACGGAAAGAATCATAATCCTGGAAACTGAGTGTGACATACAGTCTGCCGCAGGTTCAATGGATCCTCCCGGTACTGTTTCAGATGTTTCTGATCGTGGTATCAGCATAGCGACAAAGAATGGTTCTATTTGGATAACTCGGGTTAAGCCCGAAGGGAAACGAGACATGAAGGCTGCAGCGTTTTCACGGGGACACAACGTTAAAGCTGGTGATCTGTTTACGTAA
- a CDS encoding DUF116 domain-containing protein — MEVLDKKLVSLNNLMTKLRKKKCPPEGLLLLFPHCIQNSKCKQNIKHDLNECRRCGKCKVKELLEVSEEYGISVAVASGGRIALKRVMAEEVQGVVAIACEKELRVGLMAAMPKAIVAVPNLRPYGYCVNTDVYLDDVLKAVKWFTRDHRKNP, encoded by the coding sequence ATGGAAGTTTTGGACAAGAAGCTTGTTTCGCTTAACAATTTAATGACGAAGTTAAGGAAAAAGAAATGCCCGCCTGAGGGATTGCTACTCCTCTTTCCGCACTGCATTCAAAATTCTAAATGTAAACAAAATATCAAACACGACCTTAATGAGTGCAGGCGTTGTGGAAAATGCAAGGTAAAAGAGTTATTGGAAGTGTCTGAAGAATATGGTATCAGTGTAGCGGTTGCGAGTGGTGGTAGAATTGCGCTGAAAAGGGTTATGGCTGAAGAGGTTCAAGGGGTGGTTGCGATTGCCTGTGAAAAGGAACTGCGGGTGGGGTTGATGGCGGCAATGCCAAAAGCGATTGTTGCCGTTCCCAATTTGAGGCCATACGGTTACTGCGTCAACACTGATGTATACCTTGATGATGTCTTAAAGGCTGTTAAGTGGTTTACGAGGGACCACAGAAAGAATCCCTGA
- a CDS encoding acetyl-CoA carboxylase carboxyltransferase subunit alpha, producing the protein MSKKTTSLDNPIVEIDLRIHKLQDDPKQPGSLTEIKKLEEEKEILLKKIYSNLSPYDTIQISRHHLRPPVSDYIALMVDDFMELHGDRSFGDDKAIITGMGKFGNQRALIVGHQKGKTTKERITYNFGMPNPEGYRKALHKMKLAEKFHLPVVTLIDTPGANPDIGAEERGQAHAIAINIAEMSRLRTPIICIVIGEGGSGGALGIGVGDKFSILEYAYCSVISPEGCAAILWKSKDNAEDAANALKLTAKDLYEMGIVDEVIPEPLGAAHNNPKEMARTLKSTIIRYLEELQDIPMNTLLENRFMKYRKIGRFQNGDIDKKPVDTEDAEESIP; encoded by the coding sequence ATGTCAAAGAAAACTACCAGTCTTGATAATCCGATCGTCGAGATTGATCTGCGTATCCATAAGCTGCAGGATGACCCCAAACAGCCAGGGAGCCTGACTGAGATAAAAAAATTAGAGGAAGAGAAGGAAATTCTTCTGAAGAAAATCTATTCAAATCTCTCGCCGTATGACACTATACAAATTTCCCGACATCACCTTCGACCGCCTGTATCCGATTACATCGCTTTGATGGTCGATGATTTTATGGAATTACACGGTGACCGCAGTTTTGGTGACGATAAGGCGATAATTACAGGCATGGGCAAATTTGGCAATCAGAGAGCTTTGATTGTTGGTCACCAGAAAGGAAAAACAACAAAGGAGAGAATTACATACAACTTTGGCATGCCTAATCCGGAAGGATATCGAAAAGCTCTGCACAAAATGAAGTTAGCAGAAAAATTTCATTTGCCGGTTGTAACATTGATTGATACACCAGGAGCCAATCCTGATATCGGTGCTGAAGAACGGGGGCAAGCGCATGCAATAGCCATAAATATCGCTGAGATGTCGAGACTCCGAACCCCCATAATTTGTATTGTAATTGGTGAAGGAGGAAGCGGTGGTGCACTCGGAATAGGTGTAGGCGACAAGTTTTCGATTCTGGAGTACGCTTACTGTTCAGTAATTTCTCCTGAAGGTTGTGCGGCTATTCTATGGAAGAGCAAGGATAATGCCGAAGATGCGGCAAATGCCCTGAAATTAACCGCAAAAGATCTTTATGAAATGGGAATTGTTGATGAAGTCATACCGGAACCCCTCGGTGCCGCTCATAACAATCCTAAAGAGATGGCCCGTACTTTAAAGAGTACTATTATTCGGTACCTTGAAGAACTCCAGGATATTCCGATGAATACGTTACTTGAAAATAGATTTATGAAGTATAGAAAGATTGGCCGTTTCCAGAATGGAGATATCGATAAGAAACCTGTAGATACCGAAGATGCTGAAGAATCGATTCCCTAA
- a CDS encoding prephenate dehydrogenase produces MNFGIVTIIGTGLIGGSIGLGLKQRGLTKLVIGVGRRKLSLDKALEIKAIDEGTCEIETAVKRADIVILATSVDLIPSFAKEIVPFMKKGSILTDVGSTKEYIVSEISQVLKGKGDTCCFIGAHPLAGSEQRGVEFALPDLFEGSICVLTPTNTSPKGCIKKITEMWIALGAEVKILNPRAHDEVVAYTSHLPHFAASGITNVIQEEHWRYGANGLRDTTRVASGDPELWAGICKQNRSALVSALRRFSEEIKSMLKDIEEENDNNVLQRLQRAKSLRDSCLK; encoded by the coding sequence ATGAATTTTGGAATTGTTACAATAATTGGTACTGGATTGATTGGAGGTTCGATAGGACTTGGCTTGAAACAGAGAGGTCTGACAAAGCTGGTTATCGGTGTCGGTCGACGTAAGTTGTCTTTGGATAAGGCGCTTGAGATAAAGGCGATAGATGAAGGCACCTGTGAAATTGAGACAGCCGTCAAGCGGGCCGATATCGTAATTTTAGCAACTTCGGTTGATCTTATCCCTTCTTTTGCAAAAGAGATAGTCCCTTTTATGAAAAAAGGTTCGATTCTCACTGACGTTGGAAGCACAAAAGAGTATATCGTTTCAGAAATAAGTCAGGTGCTGAAGGGTAAAGGGGATACCTGTTGCTTTATCGGGGCGCATCCACTTGCGGGTTCAGAGCAGAGAGGTGTAGAATTTGCGCTGCCTGATCTTTTTGAGGGGAGTATCTGTGTCTTAACACCCACAAATACAAGCCCGAAAGGGTGCATAAAAAAGATAACAGAAATGTGGATTGCACTTGGTGCAGAAGTCAAGATCTTGAATCCGCGTGCACACGATGAGGTAGTGGCCTATACCAGCCACCTGCCCCATTTTGCTGCTTCAGGGATTACCAATGTGATTCAAGAGGAGCACTGGAGATATGGGGCGAATGGTTTGAGGGATACGACACGGGTTGCTTCGGGAGATCCGGAACTCTGGGCAGGCATCTGTAAACAGAACAGGTCTGCGTTAGTAAGCGCACTTCGCCGATTTTCTGAAGAAATCAAATCCATGTTAAAGGATATTGAAGAAGAAAATGACAACAATGTTCTGCAGAGATTGCAAAGGGCAAAGTCCTTACGTGACTCATGTTTAAAATGA
- the purL gene encoding phosphoribosylformylglycinamidine synthase subunit PurL: MESRIEVFTKREFPDVLGNEAKSEIENIGITSVDEIRIVQVYVLGGDLSKEEIRCICDELLTDQLTQGYIFEGSTSEKKMSGQKKEECSASYSVDVVRKRGVMDPVEATVMKGIKDLGLRVDSVKTARRFLITGKLTVEQLETVADKILSNRTIEDVFINEDSSIHGNGKSIVDGVFRKNTLELIGVDDDELLSISERRQLSLNFDEMKAVQVYFEGLGRDPTDVELETIAQTWSEHCLHKTLKGIIEYDGEVINDLLANTIMKVTSELQKPWCVSVFKDNAGIIEFDEEYNICFKVETHNHPSAIEPYGGANTGIGGVIRDTLGTGLGAKPILNTNVFCFGPLDIPYEELPDGVLHPRRTFKGVVSGVRDYGNRMGIPTANGAIFFDKRYLYNPLVYCGNVGLIPRDKCEKRSYRGDLILLVGGRTGRDGIHGATFSSIGLTQQSEVVSGGAVQIGNPIMEKKITDALLAARDRGLYNNITDCGAGGLSSAIGEMGEELGAVVDLEKVPLKYEGLNYSEIWISEAQERMVLSVPPENIAAIKDVFEQEDVEAVIIGEFTGDKKLHLRYQGETVADLEMLFLHKGFPRIKRKATSRSSQNEEPQIGDKTDYGADLKKILSSWNVCSKEWVIRQYDHEVQGGSVLKPLQGIDNDGPGDACIIRPILNSQKGIIVSNGMNPKYGDIDAYHMAGSAIDEALRQIISVGGNLKRAALLDNFSWGNTDKPEYLGDLVEAAKGCYDIALYYETPFISGKDSLHNEFRLGDRTVSIPHSLLISALCIMPDVTKAVSMDVKQPGNLIYILGLTKAELGGSHYYQNHGFTGNSVPKVDTTIGKLVMDSLASTTDRGLVRSCHDCSEGGLAVAAAEMSFSGGYGLELNLSSVPVEAGVVNDDVILFSESNSRFIVEVEAENLKEFERLIRDIPYGCIGRVVENDLFVVHARKGGTLISEKIADLKEAWQATLRL; this comes from the coding sequence ATGGAGAGCAGGATAGAAGTTTTTACGAAGAGAGAATTTCCGGATGTCCTTGGAAATGAAGCCAAGTCTGAGATTGAGAATATCGGGATTACTTCGGTAGATGAAATCCGTATCGTACAGGTGTACGTGCTGGGTGGTGACTTATCGAAAGAAGAGATTCGGTGCATTTGCGACGAATTGCTCACAGATCAATTGACACAGGGATACATTTTTGAGGGCAGTACATCTGAAAAAAAAATGTCCGGTCAGAAAAAGGAAGAGTGCAGCGCTTCTTATTCGGTTGACGTCGTCCGCAAGCGTGGAGTAATGGATCCCGTAGAGGCGACAGTTATGAAAGGGATTAAGGATCTGGGCCTCCGTGTTGACTCAGTTAAAACGGCCAGGAGGTTTTTGATAACCGGTAAGCTCACGGTTGAACAGCTTGAGACTGTTGCTGACAAGATACTTTCCAACAGGACAATAGAAGATGTTTTTATTAATGAAGATTCCTCGATTCATGGAAACGGGAAAAGTATCGTAGACGGTGTTTTCAGGAAAAACACGCTTGAGCTGATCGGTGTCGATGATGATGAACTTCTCTCTATAAGTGAAAGGCGGCAATTATCATTAAATTTCGATGAGATGAAGGCTGTTCAGGTTTATTTTGAAGGATTAGGAAGAGATCCTACTGATGTGGAATTGGAAACTATCGCGCAAACATGGTCTGAGCATTGTCTGCATAAGACGCTCAAGGGCATTATAGAGTATGATGGTGAGGTTATTAACGATCTTCTTGCTAATACCATTATGAAGGTTACTTCAGAATTACAAAAGCCCTGGTGTGTTTCAGTATTTAAAGACAATGCGGGAATTATTGAGTTTGATGAAGAGTACAATATCTGTTTCAAGGTGGAAACACACAACCATCCATCAGCAATAGAGCCTTATGGTGGTGCAAATACCGGAATCGGTGGTGTTATCAGAGATACCCTCGGAACAGGACTCGGCGCTAAACCGATCTTAAATACCAATGTTTTTTGTTTCGGGCCTTTGGATATTCCGTATGAAGAGCTTCCGGATGGTGTGCTTCATCCGAGAAGAACTTTCAAAGGTGTCGTGTCAGGTGTCCGTGATTATGGTAACCGAATGGGTATTCCTACTGCAAACGGTGCAATCTTCTTTGACAAAAGGTATCTCTATAATCCCCTTGTTTATTGTGGGAATGTAGGCCTGATACCAAGGGACAAATGTGAAAAGAGATCTTACCGTGGTGATCTCATATTGCTTGTAGGCGGCAGGACGGGAAGGGATGGCATTCACGGTGCAACATTTTCGTCTATCGGATTGACACAACAATCTGAAGTTGTCAGTGGAGGGGCCGTGCAAATTGGTAATCCAATCATGGAGAAAAAGATTACCGATGCCCTGCTGGCGGCACGCGATCGTGGACTGTATAATAATATTACTGATTGCGGCGCGGGTGGCTTATCTTCGGCTATTGGTGAGATGGGTGAAGAGCTGGGAGCGGTTGTCGATCTGGAAAAAGTACCGCTGAAATACGAGGGATTGAATTACTCAGAAATCTGGATTTCTGAGGCGCAGGAGAGGATGGTACTTTCCGTTCCTCCGGAAAATATTGCAGCGATTAAGGATGTTTTTGAGCAGGAAGATGTCGAGGCCGTAATTATTGGAGAGTTTACAGGGGATAAGAAACTGCACCTGCGGTATCAGGGAGAAACGGTAGCGGATCTTGAGATGTTGTTCCTGCATAAGGGTTTTCCCCGGATTAAACGCAAGGCTACCAGTCGTTCTTCTCAGAATGAAGAGCCACAAATCGGGGATAAAACAGATTATGGTGCAGACTTAAAGAAGATCCTCTCTTCATGGAACGTATGCAGTAAAGAGTGGGTGATTCGGCAATATGACCATGAAGTACAGGGGGGAAGTGTTTTGAAACCGCTTCAGGGAATTGATAATGATGGCCCGGGCGATGCCTGTATTATCAGGCCGATCCTGAACTCTCAGAAGGGTATTATTGTTTCTAATGGTATGAATCCTAAATATGGGGATATTGATGCGTATCATATGGCGGGTTCTGCAATTGACGAGGCTTTGAGACAAATAATCTCTGTTGGGGGCAATTTAAAGAGGGCCGCACTTCTTGATAATTTTAGCTGGGGAAATACTGATAAGCCTGAATATCTGGGAGATCTGGTTGAGGCGGCGAAGGGGTGTTACGATATCGCTCTTTATTATGAGACCCCTTTTATCTCGGGGAAGGACAGTCTGCATAATGAATTCAGGCTTGGAGATCGAACGGTTTCTATACCACATTCACTCTTGATTTCTGCTCTCTGTATAATGCCGGATGTTACCAAGGCCGTATCGATGGACGTGAAGCAGCCTGGTAATCTTATCTACATCCTGGGGCTGACAAAAGCTGAGCTTGGTGGCTCTCATTATTATCAGAATCATGGTTTTACCGGTAATAGCGTTCCGAAAGTAGACACTACGATCGGCAAACTGGTGATGGATTCCCTGGCAAGCACTACTGACAGGGGGTTGGTGCGATCGTGTCATGATTGTTCGGAAGGAGGACTGGCCGTTGCAGCAGCTGAGATGAGTTTTTCCGGTGGTTACGGCCTGGAATTGAACCTCTCCAGCGTTCCTGTTGAGGCGGGTGTTGTTAACGATGATGTAATTCTTTTCTCAGAATCGAACTCCCGTTTTATTGTTGAAGTGGAGGCTGAGAATCTAAAGGAGTTTGAAAGGCTGATCAGGGATATACCCTACGGGTGCATTGGCAGGGTTGTGGAAAATGACCTGTTTGTGGTCCATGCCCGTAAAGGAGGCACTCTCATTTCTGAAAAGATTGCTGATCTCAAAGAAGCATGGCAGGCAACTCTGAGGCTCTAG